From the genome of Streptomyces sp. NBC_00523:
TCGGCAGAACCCGGCGCCCCGACCGCACCCCCGACCCCCGCGCCCAGGGACCCGTCCGGCCCCCCGGCAGCAGGGGCCGCCCGGTCCGCGTCGGCGGGCGGGAGGGCGAAGGGGACGCGCGGTCCGGCCTCGGCGGCGGCGGCCCGTTCCTGGGCGGCGGCCAGGGCGCGGCGGCGTCGCCCGGTCGGCTGCGGTGCCGGGGCGGGCAGCTCCGGCGAGGAGCCCACCGGGGCGGGTGCCGGGCGTCCGGCGTCTTCGAGGTTCGAGAAGGCGGCGGGCGCCGTGGACTCGACGGCGTTCACTACGGGGGGAAGGGCGAGGCGGCCCTCGTCACCCGCGTTGCCCCGGTGTCCGCCGGCCGCGACCGGGACCTGCGCACCGGCCGGAACGCCCTGCGGGGGCACCGTCTGCCCGAGCTGCGGCCGCCCACCCTGCGCACCCTCGGCGGCGGTCACCACGGACCCCTCCGACGGGGCGGCCGCGGGTAGCGCGAGGGCCTGGCCCGGGGCGCCCGTCTCGGCGGGGCTGGGGCGCCCGCGACGGCGTCCGGAGCCCTCGGTGACCTGCTGGGCGGGGATCAGCTCGTTCGGGGCCTCGGGCGCGGGGGCGGCACGCCGCGCACGCCGGCGACCGGTCGGCGCGGCCGCGCCGGTGTCCCCGGGGGCCGCTTCCAGCTCGCCGCTGCCGTCGGAGCCGCCCAGGGGGCTGTCCAGGAAGGCGTCGGTGGAGGAACGCCGCGCCCGGCGCCGCCCCCTTCCCGCCTCGGGTGCGTCCGACACCACCGGCGCCGGGTCCGCATGACCGGCCTCCCCGAGGGGAAGAGACGCGGGCGCCACCGGAGGAGCGGCCTCCACCTGCGGCAGTGCGGGCGGCTCCGGAGGCGCCACGGTCCCCGCGCCCGCGCCGATCGGCACCTCCAGTACGTACGCACTGCCGCTCATGCCCGGCATCTCGTGTGTCTGGAGCACACCACCGTGCGCGCGGACGATGCCGCTCACGATGGGCACGTGCACCGGGTCTCCCCCGGCGAACGGTCCGCGCACCTCGATGCGTACGACGTCACCGCGCTGGGCGGCGGCGACCACGACGGTGGAGTCGACGTACCCGCCACCGGGCACGAGGCGGGCCTTGCCGGTCGAGTCGACGCCGGCGACGTCCGCGACGAGGTGCGCGAGGGCGGTCACCAGGCGTCCGGCGTCGACCTCGGCCTCGATCGGCGGGGCGTGCACCGCGAACTGGGCCCGGCCGGGGCCGATCAGCTCGACCGCGGCGTCGATCCCGGCCGTGACGACCCCGTCGAGCAGCACCCGCGTCTTGGCCAGCGCCTCGGCACCGGCGTCGAGGCGCTGGTAGCCGAGCACATTGTCGATGAGCGTCGTCATACGCGCGTAGCCCGCGGCCAGGTGGTGCAGGATCTGGTTCGCCTCGGGCCACAGCTGACCGGCGGGGTCGGCGGCGAGCGCGGAGAGCTCACCGCGCAGCTCCTCCAGGGGGCCGCGCAGCGACTCGCCGAGCACGGCGGTGAGCTGGGTGTGCCGGGCGGTGAGGTCGGCCAGCCGCTCGGACTGCTCCTCCAGCTCGGAGGCGTACCGCTCGGTGCGGTCGGCCAGCTCGGCGGCGTGCGCCTCCTTGAGGGCGGCGAGCTCGGCGGTGTGCCGCTCGGTGAGCTCGGTGACCGCGGCGGTGTGGCTCGCGGTCAGCTCGGCGGTCTCGTCCTTGCGCCGCTTGTCCAGCTCCTCGTAGGGGCGGCGGTCGGTGAACGTCATCACGGCGCCGACGAGCTGGTCGCCGTCGCGGACGGGGGCGGTGGTCAGGTCGACCGGCACCTGTTCCCCGCTCTTGGACCACAGAACCTGCCCGCGCACCCGGTGTTTGCGTCCCGACTTCAGCGTGTCGGCGAGGGGGGACTCCTCGTACGGGAAGGGCTCGCCCTCCGCGCGGGAGTGCAGGATCAGCGGGTGCAGCTCCTGGCCGCCGAGATCGCTGGCCCGGAAGCCGAGGATCTGTGCGGCGGCGGGGTTGACCAGGACGACCCGGCCGTCCGTGTCCGTACCGACGACACCCTCGGCTGCGGCGCGCAGGATCATCTCGGTCTGGCGCTGCGAGCGGGCCAGCTCGGCCTCGGTGTCGACGGTGCCGGAGAGGTCGCGCACGACGAGCATCAGCAGCTCGTCACCGGTGTAGCTGCCCCCGTACGAGCCCTGGACGTCCTTGTAGGCCGCCTGCCCGTCCTCCAGGCTGGCGCTGGTCACCTCGACGGGGTACTCGTTGCCGTCGGTACGCCGCGCGATCATGCGCGTGGGCTTGGTACGGCCCCGCTCGTCCGCAGCCTCGGGCCGGCGCATCGACCCCGGGATCAGCTTGGAGTCGAACTCCGGCAGCAGATCGAGCAGCCCGCGGCCGACGAGCGCGGTGCCCGGCGACTCGAACATTTCGAGGGCGATGGTGTTGGCGTTGACGACCGTACCGTTGCAGTTGACGAGCAGAAGCCCGTCCGGAAGGGCGTCGAGTATGGCTGCGAGGCGAGCAGCGCCTCGGGATGGCCTGCTGCTCACGACGACGCTTCCTCCCTGATTACTGCACCTTGCCGACAGCGGCCCCATCTTGCCCCTCGGGCCTCAGGCTGTCACTGAAGGAGTCTAAAGGCAGGGGAGGGGCGTGGGGCTGCGGATGAGGGGGAGCTCTCACCAAGGTTTGGTGCGTACGTTGTACGGCTCCGAGTCGCATCGCCCCCCGCGGCCGACCCGCCGAGGGGCCTCGGGCCCGGTCACCGCACGTTCGGCAGGACCGGCCGCAGACCGTTCCACCGGGCGATCTCGCACCCGTTGGTCCGCCGGAACGAGGCGTCCACGTGGCGGCCGTGCCAGGTGCCGGTGACACGGGCGGTGGCTTCCCCGCCGAACTGCTGCGTACACATCGCGTCCCGGGGAACCGGCGCGAAGGGGTCCGTCCCCTCCCCCTCCAGCTGGTCCAGCCGCTCGCACGCCTGTGCCGCGACCGGGTGGCTTCCCTTGGCCGGCCCGCACTCC
Proteins encoded in this window:
- a CDS encoding SSI family serine proteinase inhibitor, which gives rise to MMRRLALTAVASLAALSAAAPAATAASGPLPLPLSLPLLQDDGAGTRLTVVVAGSGNPEADGRYELECGPAKGSHPVAAQACERLDQLEGEGTDPFAPVPRDAMCTQQFGGEATARVTGTWHGRHVDASFRRTNGCEIARWNGLRPVLPNVR
- a CDS encoding PAS domain-containing protein, yielding MSSRPSRGAARLAAILDALPDGLLLVNCNGTVVNANTIALEMFESPGTALVGRGLLDLLPEFDSKLIPGSMRRPEAADERGRTKPTRMIARRTDGNEYPVEVTSASLEDGQAAYKDVQGSYGGSYTGDELLMLVVRDLSGTVDTEAELARSQRQTEMILRAAAEGVVGTDTDGRVVLVNPAAAQILGFRASDLGGQELHPLILHSRAEGEPFPYEESPLADTLKSGRKHRVRGQVLWSKSGEQVPVDLTTAPVRDGDQLVGAVMTFTDRRPYEELDKRRKDETAELTASHTAAVTELTERHTAELAALKEAHAAELADRTERYASELEEQSERLADLTARHTQLTAVLGESLRGPLEELRGELSALAADPAGQLWPEANQILHHLAAGYARMTTLIDNVLGYQRLDAGAEALAKTRVLLDGVVTAGIDAAVELIGPGRAQFAVHAPPIEAEVDAGRLVTALAHLVADVAGVDSTGKARLVPGGGYVDSTVVVAAAQRGDVVRIEVRGPFAGGDPVHVPIVSGIVRAHGGVLQTHEMPGMSGSAYVLEVPIGAGAGTVAPPEPPALPQVEAAPPVAPASLPLGEAGHADPAPVVSDAPEAGRGRRRARRSSTDAFLDSPLGGSDGSGELEAAPGDTGAAAPTGRRRARRAAPAPEAPNELIPAQQVTEGSGRRRGRPSPAETGAPGQALALPAAAPSEGSVVTAAEGAQGGRPQLGQTVPPQGVPAGAQVPVAAGGHRGNAGDEGRLALPPVVNAVESTAPAAFSNLEDAGRPAPAPVGSSPELPAPAPQPTGRRRRALAAAQERAAAAEAGPRVPFALPPADADRAAPAAGGPDGSLGAGVGGAVGAPGSADALEGADSGSYDVGVGTDEAVAADSYGVGAGTRAAGPAAFQPGAGLHGGPDDAPGAPAATPSDSPAGTPEHAPVPPQAQPAPTGRRRARHGDTGPQEAQPAPFALPAQTAPAAETASPAPDGPIADPRLGTPGAPFAPPAQPEQPGAPADVPAPPAHPGGWEDDDASGQGPAAPAAAPETQSTGRTTRTTGTAAPSAAAPAGPPARPRTLAPAPDARRQPLPAEAPMPGGSDSTQGRAFSVRTLGQGVPFAQHIAHQQNQTLGGSSVGRRRKLAAPPEPEPAQDERPAPPAPAPAPAPPQPAPAAPAATTVHGQGSGQLLSAPAAEGRAYAIGAPDEGAAEGPEPLDGPGGAVEVANRPSPQPVDDELPPEPLDNPRRLLVWPAPDVSTQQALSDRGYRPVIVHSREEVDAQIAAFPAALFVDPLTGPITRKALQSLRQAAVAAEVPVLVTAGLGQASREEAYGADPAVLLKALAPRDSEQHPPRVLLIEEHQDIAAALTETLERRGMQVACAATDSEAVALATRMRPNLVVMDLMQVRRRRAGIVDWLRANGQLNRTPLVVYTSAGIDEAELPRLGSGETVLFLAERSTSDEVQSRIVDLLAKIGTN